In a single window of the Thermofilaceae archaeon genome:
- a CDS encoding 30S ribosomal protein S6e translates to MVSFKVVIANPKTGRSEQVEVTGQNAARLIGLRIGDVFDGSIVGKPGLKLKITGGSGKAGEPMLPFLPGGVKRYLLLSRPPGYHPKDRGERRRKFVRGNMITEDIVQINTIIVEGGDEVGEGSGASSTPG, encoded by the coding sequence ATGGTCTCGTTCAAGGTCGTTATAGCGAATCCGAAAACTGGGCGCTCGGAGCAGGTAGAGGTTACGGGGCAGAACGCGGCCAGGCTGATAGGCCTTCGCATCGGCGATGTCTTCGACGGAAGTATAGTGGGAAAACCCGGTTTGAAGCTAAAGATCACCGGCGGTTCGGGGAAAGCGGGAGAGCCGATGCTACCCTTCCTGCCGGGCGGAGTGAAGCGCTACCTTCTGCTTTCACGTCCGCCGGGCTACCACCCGAAGGATAGGGGCGAGAGAAGGCGTAAATTCGTTCGCGGCAACATGATTACGGAGGACATAGTCCAGATAAACACGATAATCGTCGAAGGCGGTGATGAAGTTGGAGAAGGGAGTGGAGCTTCGTCAACCCCTGGTTAA
- a CDS encoding DUF424 family protein, translated as MNAWCYVKVHRQGGDMLVAVCDEELLGRELDTGSFKLPIRPEFYAGERVPLDRLWEYLEGATMINAFGDRVVSELAKRIPIINLAAVRIGGVLHVQLILR; from the coding sequence ATGAATGCATGGTGCTACGTGAAAGTGCACAGGCAAGGCGGAGATATGCTGGTGGCTGTGTGCGATGAAGAGCTTCTCGGGAGAGAGCTCGATACCGGTAGTTTCAAGCTTCCGATACGCCCGGAGTTCTACGCAGGTGAAAGGGTGCCTCTTGATCGCCTCTGGGAGTACCTTGAGGGGGCGACAATGATTAACGCGTTTGGCGATAGGGTTGTCTCTGAGCTCGCGAAGCGCATACCGATCATCAACTTAGCAGCGGTAAGAATTGGCGGGGTGCTGCACGTACAGTTGATACTGAGGTGA
- the infB gene encoding translation initiation factor IF-2 — protein sequence MQPAAHLRSPILVVLGHVDVGKTTLLDKIRGTAVARREPGTMTQHIGASYLPWSALESMCAPLTKQLRTTVKIPGFLVIDTPGHEAFSNLRRRGGSVADLAILVVDVNRGFEKQTYEAIELLKSRRVPFIVAANKIDRIPGWEPHPGAPFVQSFALQDPDVQMKLEELLASVIVDLNKEGFMADRYDRIRDFTKTVAIVPISALTGEGIADLMLVLAGLAQRYLINRLHVAEGPAKGVVLEVKETPGLGTTVAVILYDGVLRKGDTVVVGGLEKTIVTRVRAILMPKPLDEMRSPEDRFYLMDEVRAAAGVLVAAPDLDGAIPGAPFLAAPTDEEVKRLIGEVEEEVKSVRVARDTVGVVVKADTLGTLEALVGYLRRFNVPVRYADVGPVVKRDVVEAEIVKNADRFRAVILAFNVKVTEEGEVEAKARGIRIFQSNIIYQLVEEYLKWYESERESEKRAELGRLILPGKIQLLPGYVFRRSDPAIVGVKVLAGRVRRGSPLITREGREVGEVMQIQVQRKPVDEAVKGQEVAVSIRGKVIIGRQVKEGDILYVDVPLEHINKLLEKFAGDLSEEEVALLKSLRAFKLGFLDTLPP from the coding sequence GTGCAGCCGGCAGCACACTTGCGGTCTCCAATCCTAGTAGTACTGGGCCACGTAGATGTTGGGAAGACGACACTGTTGGACAAGATAAGGGGAACGGCTGTTGCGAGGAGGGAGCCGGGGACCATGACGCAGCACATCGGAGCATCGTACCTACCGTGGAGCGCGCTCGAGAGCATGTGTGCTCCGCTAACCAAGCAGCTCCGCACAACGGTTAAGATACCGGGCTTCCTCGTGATAGACACGCCCGGCCATGAGGCCTTCTCGAACCTCCGGCGGCGGGGTGGTAGCGTAGCTGACCTTGCGATTCTCGTCGTGGACGTAAACAGAGGGTTCGAGAAGCAGACCTACGAGGCGATTGAGCTGCTGAAGTCGAGGCGAGTGCCATTCATCGTCGCGGCAAACAAGATTGATAGGATCCCCGGCTGGGAGCCCCACCCTGGAGCCCCGTTCGTTCAGAGTTTCGCGCTGCAGGATCCCGACGTGCAGATGAAGCTTGAAGAGCTCCTCGCGAGTGTTATCGTTGATCTAAACAAGGAGGGCTTCATGGCGGATAGGTACGACAGGATCAGGGATTTCACGAAGACTGTCGCGATAGTCCCTATCAGCGCGCTTACGGGCGAGGGCATAGCAGACTTGATGCTGGTTCTGGCAGGGCTTGCCCAGAGGTACTTGATCAACCGGCTCCACGTAGCAGAAGGCCCGGCAAAGGGGGTAGTGCTCGAAGTGAAGGAGACGCCCGGTCTGGGGACTACCGTGGCTGTGATCCTGTACGATGGTGTTCTAAGGAAGGGGGATACCGTTGTCGTAGGGGGCCTGGAGAAGACGATTGTGACGCGAGTTAGAGCGATTCTCATGCCCAAGCCGCTCGACGAGATGAGGTCGCCAGAGGACCGCTTCTACCTGATGGATGAGGTGAGAGCGGCCGCGGGAGTTCTTGTAGCCGCCCCAGACCTTGACGGAGCAATCCCCGGTGCCCCATTTCTAGCCGCCCCTACAGATGAGGAAGTGAAAAGATTGATCGGTGAAGTCGAGGAGGAGGTAAAGTCCGTCAGAGTCGCGCGAGACACTGTGGGCGTCGTCGTTAAGGCGGATACGTTGGGGACGCTAGAAGCTCTCGTCGGTTACCTACGCAGGTTCAACGTGCCGGTGAGGTATGCGGACGTGGGGCCGGTCGTGAAGCGTGACGTGGTAGAGGCTGAAATCGTCAAGAACGCTGATAGATTTAGAGCGGTCATCTTGGCCTTCAACGTAAAGGTCACAGAGGAGGGCGAAGTTGAAGCGAAGGCTCGCGGTATACGGATCTTCCAAAGCAACATAATCTACCAGTTGGTCGAGGAGTACTTGAAGTGGTACGAGAGCGAGAGGGAGAGCGAGAAGAGGGCAGAGCTCGGTAGGCTGATTCTTCCCGGGAAGATCCAGCTCCTCCCCGGCTACGTGTTCAGGAGGAGTGACCCAGCGATCGTGGGAGTGAAAGTCCTTGCAGGTAGAGTGCGCCGAGGCTCCCCTCTCATAACGAGGGAGGGTCGGGAGGTGGGTGAGGTCATGCAGATACAGGTGCAGAGAAAGCCGGTCGATGAAGCGGTCAAAGGACAGGAAGTTGCGGTCTCGATCCGGGGGAAAGTTATCATCGGAAGGCAGGTTAAGGAGGGTGATATCCTCTACGTGGACGTTCCCCTCGAGCACATCAACAAGCTGCTTGAGAAGTTCGCAGGGGATTTGAGCGAAGAGGAGGTAGCTCTCCTGAAGAGCCTCCGGGCCTTCAAACTAGGCTTCCTGGATACGCTGCCCCCATAG
- a CDS encoding ATPase domain-containing protein — METGIEGLDDVIGGGFIKGRTYLVAGETGTGKTLFSLNFLLHGIAKGESGVYLLVDEEYESFVEGAKSFGWDIEPLIKTGQLYVVTLLPDFIERVRSKPVESVVDSIVSNLKEAVEEVGAERLVIDPIAPLVVEEESVVKMRDYVRSLLVSIERKIGATTLITSEIPTGSTQLSRFGVEEFLAAGILVLGLRYVGNRYTRTIWVRKMRWRPADPAVYEFQIKPGKGIVVLKDRRLA; from the coding sequence GTGGAGACGGGCATCGAGGGCTTAGACGATGTCATAGGTGGGGGCTTCATAAAGGGGAGGACGTACCTTGTTGCCGGCGAGACTGGTACCGGGAAGACCCTCTTCTCGCTCAACTTCCTGCTGCATGGCATTGCGAAGGGGGAGAGCGGTGTCTATCTCCTGGTGGACGAGGAGTACGAGAGCTTCGTGGAGGGCGCGAAATCCTTCGGCTGGGACATCGAGCCGCTGATAAAGACCGGGCAGCTCTACGTCGTTACTCTGCTACCCGATTTCATCGAGCGTGTGCGAAGTAAGCCTGTGGAATCGGTGGTCGACTCCATTGTGAGCAACTTGAAAGAGGCTGTTGAGGAAGTGGGTGCCGAGAGGCTAGTGATCGACCCTATCGCCCCTCTGGTGGTGGAGGAGGAGAGCGTTGTGAAGATGCGGGACTACGTCAGGAGCTTGCTAGTGAGCATCGAGCGGAAGATAGGGGCCACTACTTTAATCACCTCGGAGATCCCAACGGGTTCAACTCAGCTCAGCCGCTTCGGAGTTGAGGAGTTCCTGGCGGCAGGAATCTTAGTGCTAGGCCTCCGTTACGTGGGTAACAGGTACACGAGGACGATCTGGGTGAGAAAGATGCGGTGGAGGCCGGCTGATCCTGCAGTCTACGAGTTTCAGATAAAGCCCGGGAAGGGCATCGTTGTTTTGAAGGATAGGAGGCTAGCATAG
- a CDS encoding 50S ribosomal protein L16: MPLRPGRCYRRFDTPPYTRLEYIKSIPPVTIPKFELGNPKGEFEYTLKLVTMKPGQIRQNALEAARQIANKYLSTKLGEQNYFMKITVFPHHIIRENKMMAMAGADRLQDGMRLSFGTPIGRAARVEAGQAVLLVKVNKSGLEHAKEALRRASSKISLPCRVEIEARGRTSEGAAL; the protein is encoded by the coding sequence ATGCCGCTTAGACCCGGAAGGTGCTACAGGAGGTTCGATACTCCACCCTACACTAGGCTGGAGTACATCAAGAGCATACCGCCCGTCACAATACCGAAGTTCGAGCTGGGCAACCCGAAGGGCGAGTTCGAGTACACGTTGAAGCTGGTGACCATGAAGCCCGGGCAGATCAGGCAGAACGCTCTGGAGGCTGCGAGGCAGATAGCCAACAAATACCTGTCCACGAAGCTGGGCGAGCAGAATTACTTCATGAAGATAACGGTGTTCCCCCACCACATAATTCGGGAGAACAAGATGATGGCCATGGCCGGAGCCGACCGTCTCCAGGACGGCATGCGCCTCTCCTTCGGCACGCCGATCGGTAGAGCGGCGAGAGTGGAGGCGGGACAAGCCGTACTGCTGGTGAAGGTCAACAAGAGCGGCCTCGAGCACGCGAAAGAAGCCCTACGCAGAGCATCGTCCAAGATCTCGCTGCCCTGCAGAGTTGAGATCGAAGCCAGGGGGCGCACGAGTGAAGGCGCTGCACTCTGA
- a CDS encoding NMD3-related protein: MAPGKNDLLSRLCPVCGKEVRELYNGVCEECFKARWSSVEVPHTIEVTVCKVCGAYKLGGKWRKATGGDPIVEAVKAEVKRRGKTRGRIRSLDVSLVEGDRVTIRVVSTPEESVAPQEELHEAALHVQWALCSDCIMAKSRREAARIQVRARGRPLTASEVEEVKRIVERGLSARWRGSLDLFEVEEREGGVDFVFSSQPSARLAVSALKRELFASILETRKSAGSVSGKPVARITLRVLLPGFRPGDIIEFEQRVYYVLEVARQGVRALCLQTYDERTLSNVRQLIERSRVILRREELEPAIVASVTGENVDVVLTRSRNAISFALAKKPSWLIEGGQVMLAFINGRAYPVPLVRPAR; this comes from the coding sequence TTGGCGCCGGGGAAAAATGACCTCCTGTCCAGGTTATGCCCCGTCTGCGGTAAAGAGGTTAGAGAGCTCTACAACGGGGTTTGCGAAGAATGTTTCAAAGCAAGGTGGAGCTCCGTTGAGGTGCCCCACACAATCGAGGTGACAGTGTGCAAGGTGTGCGGGGCTTACAAGCTGGGGGGTAAGTGGAGGAAAGCGACTGGGGGCGACCCTATCGTCGAGGCTGTGAAGGCCGAAGTGAAGAGGAGAGGAAAGACCAGGGGTAGGATCCGCTCTTTGGATGTGAGCCTCGTGGAGGGGGATCGCGTGACAATCAGAGTGGTGAGCACCCCTGAGGAGAGCGTGGCGCCTCAAGAGGAGTTGCACGAGGCTGCACTGCACGTGCAGTGGGCTCTGTGCTCAGATTGCATCATGGCAAAGTCGAGGAGAGAAGCCGCACGCATCCAGGTGCGGGCTAGGGGGAGGCCCTTAACAGCCAGTGAGGTGGAGGAAGTCAAGAGGATCGTGGAACGAGGCTTAAGCGCTAGATGGCGTGGGAGCCTCGATCTGTTCGAGGTGGAGGAGAGGGAGGGAGGTGTCGACTTCGTATTCTCCTCTCAACCCAGCGCTCGACTAGCTGTGAGCGCGCTAAAGCGCGAGCTCTTCGCTTCCATTCTGGAGACTCGTAAATCTGCTGGCAGCGTATCGGGTAAGCCTGTCGCCAGGATTACTCTAAGAGTCCTTCTACCGGGTTTCAGGCCGGGTGACATCATTGAGTTTGAGCAACGAGTATACTACGTCCTTGAAGTCGCGCGGCAAGGCGTGAGAGCGCTCTGCTTACAGACGTACGACGAGCGCACGTTAAGCAACGTGAGGCAACTGATCGAGAGGAGCCGCGTTATACTCAGAAGGGAGGAGCTGGAACCCGCTATTGTAGCTTCTGTAACAGGCGAGAACGTCGATGTGGTACTCACACGCTCTCGCAACGCCATCTCCTTCGCGCTCGCTAAGAAACCGAGCTGGCTGATCGAGGGGGGGCAAGTGATGCTGGCCTTCATTAACGGCCGGGCGTATCCAGTTCCGCTCGTCCGACCAGCCAGGTAG
- a CDS encoding TrmJ/YjtD family RNA methyltransferase: MRLNNVSVAFVEPLYEINVGYVARCMKNFGLTRLILVKPRCRIGDEAYRFSAHAQDVLANARIVDDLAQLRREFDLIVGTTGVATRDFDLVRRWIPPDQLARRIAEQEGKVLLVLGREDIGLTNEELSLCDIVSIIPANPEYPIMNVSHAAAVFFYEIYKQTVQTAPAWQRERMPRREELEVLLRYLKLLLLELGEREDRAERACLMMKRLLGGATPTDADVRMLLGALRGAYERIQALKASERPQRI, from the coding sequence GTGCGCCTCAACAACGTTTCGGTAGCGTTCGTCGAACCCCTCTACGAGATCAACGTGGGTTACGTAGCGCGTTGCATGAAGAACTTTGGGTTAACAAGGCTGATCCTTGTGAAACCCAGATGCCGCATCGGCGATGAAGCCTACCGTTTCTCCGCTCACGCTCAAGATGTTCTCGCGAACGCGCGCATCGTCGATGACCTTGCTCAGCTAAGGAGGGAGTTCGACCTTATCGTAGGCACCACCGGTGTCGCCACGAGGGATTTCGACCTCGTGCGCCGCTGGATCCCTCCGGACCAGCTCGCCAGAAGGATAGCCGAGCAGGAGGGGAAGGTCCTGCTCGTGCTGGGTAGAGAGGACATAGGTCTTACGAACGAGGAACTCTCCCTCTGCGACATCGTTTCGATCATCCCGGCAAACCCCGAGTACCCGATAATGAACGTTTCCCACGCGGCCGCAGTCTTCTTCTACGAGATCTACAAGCAGACGGTCCAGACAGCCCCGGCGTGGCAGCGGGAAAGGATGCCTAGAAGGGAGGAGCTGGAGGTACTCCTGCGGTACCTCAAGCTGCTCCTCCTGGAGCTGGGGGAAAGGGAGGATCGAGCTGAGAGAGCGTGCCTCATGATGAAGAGGCTTCTCGGCGGCGCGACCCCCACTGACGCCGACGTTAGGATGCTACTCGGTGCATTGAGAGGAGCGTACGAGCGCATACAAGCTCTCAAGGCCTCGGAGCGACCACAACGCATATAA
- a CDS encoding DUF2192 domain-containing protein: MKALHSERINACLDLISKALRGELRSREDLVLELERIYSQRGIEPIRGRTKINIFDKEVCTVYVVARYGLGLDPNEYKDFYEKFLNVELRAERAAERLLAGEGERAVAEEMGVVDENAVFRIARLEATAVLMGFKSEERLSTLLARLEEAFPQLAQKIQGFKRFFIAFAVAQAIAVGKVTTRFEKETLKHALCIKLNASKAAPSDDLIGDIAINVLGASERLVYNALSLKHQPY, encoded by the coding sequence GTGAAGGCGCTGCACTCTGAACGAATCAACGCCTGCCTCGACCTCATCTCTAAAGCCCTCCGGGGCGAACTCCGCTCGAGGGAGGATCTAGTCCTCGAGCTCGAGAGAATCTACAGTCAGAGGGGCATCGAGCCGATAAGGGGTCGCACCAAGATCAACATCTTCGATAAGGAGGTTTGCACCGTCTACGTAGTCGCGAGGTACGGCCTGGGTCTCGACCCTAATGAGTACAAGGACTTCTACGAGAAGTTCCTCAACGTAGAGCTGAGGGCTGAGCGAGCTGCTGAGCGCTTACTCGCCGGTGAGGGTGAGAGGGCAGTCGCAGAGGAGATGGGGGTTGTGGATGAAAACGCGGTGTTCCGAATCGCGAGGCTGGAGGCGACGGCCGTCCTGATGGGGTTCAAGTCCGAAGAGCGGCTTTCCACCCTTCTTGCTAGACTCGAGGAGGCTTTCCCCCAGCTTGCGCAGAAGATCCAGGGCTTCAAAAGGTTCTTCATCGCATTCGCCGTGGCACAGGCCATAGCCGTCGGCAAAGTGACAACGAGGTTTGAGAAGGAGACGTTGAAGCACGCGCTCTGCATCAAGCTCAACGCATCAAAGGCGGCCCCCTCAGACGATTTGATCGGGGACATCGCCATCAACGTTTTAGGTGCTAGCGAGAGACTTGTCTACAATGCGCTCTCCTTAAAACACCAACCCTATTGA